Proteins from a single region of Hermetia illucens chromosome 3, iHerIll2.2.curated.20191125, whole genome shotgun sequence:
- the LOC119652943 gene encoding L-threonine ammonia-lyase isoform X1, whose protein sequence is MYTDKVQSTYFFLENCWSITRFIKMPPILNSNNKYTTTTESKISRLNGNDELKDVHQNGEHTSNRDQIPDSFESEEVLDPFCNAESPQKISFHDVTSAAFLIKGGIVETPCPRSHISDEIGMELYLKEEFLQFTGSFKERGARYALLKLPEAQKNKGVISASLGNHAQGLSYHGYKLNIPVTVVMPEAATLMKIQKCRSYGARVVVEGKDMAEAKRIALRMSKEEGLTYINGYDHPHIMAGQGTIGLEILEQVSEPDAVIIPVGGGGLLAGIATAIKSLSPKTKIIGVESERCQSFTRAMENGGPIYTPIESTLADGLAVPTCGYNAYVTALPLLDKMVVVKEAWIALSILRLVELEKCVVEGAGAAGLAAILSGHLNEFKGKKVVSLLCGGNIDTTVFGRCLERGLAAEGRLLRFNVTVSDRPGGIADLCKLLAELGVSVKDIMHERAWLHDIFSVEVKVVCETRDWEHSVELRKTLKERYAQVRFIDSPMAIPGYEMNE, encoded by the exons agATTCATTAAAATGCCGCCAATACTTAATAGTAACAACAAGTATACCACCACCACAGAGAGCAAAATCTCTCGGTTAAATGGAAATGACGAACTTAAAGATGTTCATCAGAACGGAGAACATACAAGCAATCGAGATCAAATTCCTGATTCCTTCGAGAGTGAGGAAGTTCTAGATCCATTTTGTAATGCCGAGAGTCCTCAAAAGATATCCTTTCATGATGTTACCTCAGCGGCGTTTTTAATAAAAGGTGGAATCGTGGAGACGCCTTGTCCT AGGTCCCATATCTCAGATGAAATTGGCATGGAATTGTACCTAAAGGAAGAGTTCCTCCAATTTACAGGAAG tttcaaagaacgcggagcaCGTTATGCCCTGCTCAAGTTGCCCGAGGCGCAAAAAAACAAAGGGGTGATATCAGCCTCGCTTGGAAATCATGCTCAG GGTTTAAGTTATCACGGTTACAAATTGAATATTCCAGTCACCGTGGTTATGCCTGAAGCAGCCACACttatgaaaattcaaaaatgtcgTAGCTACGGCGCTCGAGTTGTAGTCGAGGGAAAGGATATGGCTGAAGCTAAAAGGATTGCTTTACGTATGTCTAAAGAAGAAGGTCTAACTTACATAAACGGTTATGACCATCCCCACATTATGGCTGGTCAAGGAACTATTGGTTTAGAAATTCTAGAACAAGTTTCTGAACCGGATGCAGTTATTATTCCTGTGGGTGGTGGTGGATTACTCGCAGGTATTGCAACGGCCATAAAAAGTCTATCGCCGAAGACGAAGATAATA GGTGTTGAATCAGAAAGGTGTCAAAGTTTTACACGTGCTATGGAAAATGGTGGTCCTATATATACTCCAATAGAGAGTACACTCGCCGATGGTTTAGCGGTCCCCACATGTGGATATAACGCGTATGTGACAGCTCTCCCGCTTTTGGATAAAATGGTGGTCGTTAAAGAAGCTTGGATTGCGTTGTCTATTTTGAGATTGGTTGAACTGGAAAAATGTGTTGTAGAAGGAGCTGGGGCTGCGGGACTTGCAGCTATTCTATCAGGACATCTGAATGAGTTCAAAGGGAAAAA GGTCGTTTCACTATTATGCGGTGGTAATATCGATACAACTGTTTTTGGTCGATGTTTGGAACGTGGCTTGGCTGCCGAAGGTCGTCTCTTACGTTTCAATGTAACTGTAAGTGATAGACCTGGTGGTATTGCTGACTTATGTAAACTGTTAGCTGAGTTGGGAGTATCGGTAAAGGACATTATGCACGAACGAGCCTGGTTACATGATATATTCAGTGTAGAG GTGAAAGTTGTATGTGAAACAAGAGATTGGGAGCATAGCGTGGAATTACGGAAGACCCTGAAAGAAAGATATGCACAGGTTAGGTTTATTGACTCACCAATGGCGATACCAGgttatgaaatgaatgaataa
- the LOC119652943 gene encoding L-threonine ammonia-lyase isoform X2, producing the protein MPPILNSNNKYTTTTESKISRLNGNDELKDVHQNGEHTSNRDQIPDSFESEEVLDPFCNAESPQKISFHDVTSAAFLIKGGIVETPCPRSHISDEIGMELYLKEEFLQFTGSFKERGARYALLKLPEAQKNKGVISASLGNHAQGLSYHGYKLNIPVTVVMPEAATLMKIQKCRSYGARVVVEGKDMAEAKRIALRMSKEEGLTYINGYDHPHIMAGQGTIGLEILEQVSEPDAVIIPVGGGGLLAGIATAIKSLSPKTKIIGVESERCQSFTRAMENGGPIYTPIESTLADGLAVPTCGYNAYVTALPLLDKMVVVKEAWIALSILRLVELEKCVVEGAGAAGLAAILSGHLNEFKGKKVVSLLCGGNIDTTVFGRCLERGLAAEGRLLRFNVTVSDRPGGIADLCKLLAELGVSVKDIMHERAWLHDIFSVEVKVVCETRDWEHSVELRKTLKERYAQVRFIDSPMAIPGYEMNE; encoded by the exons ATGCCGCCAATACTTAATAGTAACAACAAGTATACCACCACCACAGAGAGCAAAATCTCTCGGTTAAATGGAAATGACGAACTTAAAGATGTTCATCAGAACGGAGAACATACAAGCAATCGAGATCAAATTCCTGATTCCTTCGAGAGTGAGGAAGTTCTAGATCCATTTTGTAATGCCGAGAGTCCTCAAAAGATATCCTTTCATGATGTTACCTCAGCGGCGTTTTTAATAAAAGGTGGAATCGTGGAGACGCCTTGTCCT AGGTCCCATATCTCAGATGAAATTGGCATGGAATTGTACCTAAAGGAAGAGTTCCTCCAATTTACAGGAAG tttcaaagaacgcggagcaCGTTATGCCCTGCTCAAGTTGCCCGAGGCGCAAAAAAACAAAGGGGTGATATCAGCCTCGCTTGGAAATCATGCTCAG GGTTTAAGTTATCACGGTTACAAATTGAATATTCCAGTCACCGTGGTTATGCCTGAAGCAGCCACACttatgaaaattcaaaaatgtcgTAGCTACGGCGCTCGAGTTGTAGTCGAGGGAAAGGATATGGCTGAAGCTAAAAGGATTGCTTTACGTATGTCTAAAGAAGAAGGTCTAACTTACATAAACGGTTATGACCATCCCCACATTATGGCTGGTCAAGGAACTATTGGTTTAGAAATTCTAGAACAAGTTTCTGAACCGGATGCAGTTATTATTCCTGTGGGTGGTGGTGGATTACTCGCAGGTATTGCAACGGCCATAAAAAGTCTATCGCCGAAGACGAAGATAATA GGTGTTGAATCAGAAAGGTGTCAAAGTTTTACACGTGCTATGGAAAATGGTGGTCCTATATATACTCCAATAGAGAGTACACTCGCCGATGGTTTAGCGGTCCCCACATGTGGATATAACGCGTATGTGACAGCTCTCCCGCTTTTGGATAAAATGGTGGTCGTTAAAGAAGCTTGGATTGCGTTGTCTATTTTGAGATTGGTTGAACTGGAAAAATGTGTTGTAGAAGGAGCTGGGGCTGCGGGACTTGCAGCTATTCTATCAGGACATCTGAATGAGTTCAAAGGGAAAAA GGTCGTTTCACTATTATGCGGTGGTAATATCGATACAACTGTTTTTGGTCGATGTTTGGAACGTGGCTTGGCTGCCGAAGGTCGTCTCTTACGTTTCAATGTAACTGTAAGTGATAGACCTGGTGGTATTGCTGACTTATGTAAACTGTTAGCTGAGTTGGGAGTATCGGTAAAGGACATTATGCACGAACGAGCCTGGTTACATGATATATTCAGTGTAGAG GTGAAAGTTGTATGTGAAACAAGAGATTGGGAGCATAGCGTGGAATTACGGAAGACCCTGAAAGAAAGATATGCACAGGTTAGGTTTATTGACTCACCAATGGCGATACCAGgttatgaaatgaatgaataa